ACCAGAACAGGTTTCGTGCGTCGCTGCGCGGGTGCCGCACCCGCCAGCGTGTCGGCGAGCAATTCCAGGGCGTCGCGCCCCATATCGAAGGCGTGCGATTCGATCGAGGTCAGGGGCACGTGCATCTCGGCGGTCAGGGCGATGTTGTTGAAGCCGATCAGGGAGACGTCGTGACCCACCCGCAGACCGCGATTGCGGATCGCACCTGCCGCACCGATCGCGGCGAAGTCGTTGACGGCGAACATCGCGGTCGGCGGTGCGTCGCCGTCCAGCATCCGGTCGGCCGCGAAGTGGCCGCCCTGACTGTCCAGCCCGGAGTACACGATGTGCTCGTCAGGCACCTCGATTCCGGCCTCGCGGAAGCGGTCCACGAAACCCGCGGGCCGGTCGATGCCGGTGCTCGCATGCGCGAGCCCGGCGATGACGCCGACGCGGCGATGGCCAAGGGCCAGAAGGTGTTCGGCAGCCAGTCGGCCGCCGAGGTAGTTGTCACAGGTCGCCGCCGGGTACTCGGCGACGCTGCGGTTGACCAACACGAACGGCACCTCGCGCCGGGTCAGTTCTTCGAGCACTGTGTGGTCGTCGGAACGCGCGTCACCAAGGATCAACCCGTCCACCCGGCGGTCCAGCATCATCTCGATCCGGTTGCGCTGACGGTCGGTTTCGTCCTGGGTGTTCGCGACGAACGCCGTCAGACCGCGGTCCGCGGCAGCGGATTCGATGCCCTCGTAGACCGTGGCCAGCACGACGTCGGTGAGCCTAGGCACGAGAACGCCCACCAGGTTGGTGCGCCGGGTCCGCAGGCTCGCGGCGTGCGGGTTGGGCCGGTAGTTCACCTCGGCCGCGCGCTTGCGGATCCGATCGGCGGTGGCACCCGACGCCGCACGCTCACCCTCGCGCATGCCGTTGAGCACGCGCGCGACGGTCGAGACGTGCAGACCGAGATCGTCGGCGATCGACTGGAGTGTCGGTTGCTTCGACTTGCCCACCCGCGGCCTTTCAGTTTGCTGGGGAACGCCCTTCCGTGCACCCCTTGACAGTGACACGCACCACGGAGCAGTATAGCCCGAACGTTCGGCCCGAACGTTCGGGCAAAAGCGGGCCGGGCGTGTTCGTCACCGCTCACAAATCCATCCCAAGCCGAAAAGGATCCGTTATGCCTGATCAAAACGCACACCGGTTCAGCCCTGCCCGCGTGGCCGTCGTGCAGTTCAACCCGCAGGTCGGAGTCGAGAATCTGAAGGCCAACTCCGAGGCGGTCTACGAGCGCCTGCA
This genomic window from Mycolicibacterium goodii contains:
- a CDS encoding LacI family DNA-binding transcriptional regulator codes for the protein MGKSKQPTLQSIADDLGLHVSTVARVLNGMREGERAASGATADRIRKRAAEVNYRPNPHAASLRTRRTNLVGVLVPRLTDVVLATVYEGIESAAADRGLTAFVANTQDETDRQRNRIEMMLDRRVDGLILGDARSDDHTVLEELTRREVPFVLVNRSVAEYPAATCDNYLGGRLAAEHLLALGHRRVGVIAGLAHASTGIDRPAGFVDRFREAGIEVPDEHIVYSGLDSQGGHFAADRMLDGDAPPTAMFAVNDFAAIGAAGAIRNRGLRVGHDVSLIGFNNIALTAEMHVPLTSIESHAFDMGRDALELLADTLAGAAPAQRRTKPVLVARESTCAAQGSALA